Proteins from a genomic interval of Desulfovibrio piger:
- a CDS encoding C40 family peptidase has protein sequence MRTYRRLFQIFFLALILGSASGCAMFQPDDPGYNNPQRAQNIVRTASSQEGKQYRMGGASPSRGFDCSGLIWWAYRQNGLKVPRVTVDQARAGYAVPKSSPRPGDIMVFRTSSGPRGLHTGIYAGNNTFIHSPSRGKTVRRENMQPYWGNRLIAVRRIVI, from the coding sequence ATGAGAACCTATCGCCGTCTTTTTCAGATATTTTTCCTGGCCCTGATCCTGGGCAGCGCATCGGGCTGTGCCATGTTCCAGCCGGACGATCCCGGCTACAACAATCCCCAGCGGGCCCAGAACATCGTACGCACGGCCTCCAGCCAGGAAGGCAAGCAATACCGCATGGGCGGGGCCTCTCCCTCCCGCGGTTTCGACTGCTCGGGCCTCATCTGGTGGGCCTACCGCCAGAACGGCCTCAAGGTCCCGCGTGTGACCGTGGATCAGGCGCGGGCCGGATATGCCGTGCCCAAGAGCTCGCCCCGGCCCGGCGACATCATGGTCTTCAGGACCAGCAGCGGCCCCCGCGGCCTGCATACCGGCATCTATGCCGGCAACAATACCTTCATCCACAGCCCCAGCCGCGGCAAGACCGTACGCCGGGAGAACATGCAGCCCTACTGGGGCAACAGGCTCATCGCGGTACGCCGCATCGTCATCTGA